The Pieris brassicae chromosome 3, ilPieBrab1.1, whole genome shotgun sequence genome contains the following window.
ATATTTTCCTTCTTGCAATTGGCTTACGCACCCGAAAATAGTGTCGAACGTTTTCTTTTTCTGCTGGAACTTTAGGAACATGGTCAGTCTTCTGTTGCTtgtatctaaaaaatatttttgaactaGGATCTTGTGCAAAACCTGGTTGGTACATAGTGTTTGAATAATAACCAGGTTTTAAGGTTGGTGCCTCTCGACCATCAAAGCCATTTTCGTAATTCAAATTCGACTCTTCACCCGCGACAATTAAAACTATCCATGACAGGCCCAATATGAAGATCTTCATTTTCTTGTAAATACAGCCTACaagagttaaaaaataatataatcaatattgAAGGCTCCACTTACATTGCAAGCGATTTGTAATGTGAAAGACTTAAGGTAAATCAGGATCTTTTATTCAAAAGACAttggtaattaaataatttaattactctACATAGTTAATTACTGAGTTTTGTGCAAATTAGTAGCTATTcctgttatttacaatttattaatgtataactAATCAATACATGATTTCTTATGACAATGACTTATAAgcaattaagtttaaataatcaCATTATAAATGGTATATTTAcgttaaaagaaaatactatgcaacaaatacttaaaataaccATTTCTGTGTTATTGGAACAAGTCGTCATTATTTTcgtataacaattatattgatttatattatattaacaatatacaatGACAAATTATTCTCAATAACtcttaataagaaaatcagTTAAGGTACAATTTTATCTTAACGATTTCTTTGGTTGACACATACCATTCAGCTTGCATCGTATTCaacatattaatttgttaagttaaaatgctttataaagtaaacaatttctgctcttaataaatacgtaatagctattaataaattaaaatattatcttatgaCTAACTTAGCTATATGTAGTGGCTAAGAATTCGTTCGAAGATCGTGTTTGTCTCtaccatttttattaaatactgatATGAGGTGGTAACTATTACCatgatcaaaataaaattttagttaattggCCTAGGATCGTATGGTGTTGCATCATGGCCAacatatctattatttttacgaaTTTGAAAACCTTGCCCCGGTGCggtattgtaatatattactCGACGAATACCAAATGGGTCCACATAACCAAAACTACCAGTTCTCTCATCTGAGTCACGTGTTTGCTCTTCGTGGTACTGTTTTGGTAGGTAATAGCGGAAACCATTCCGCCCAAAGGCTACACCGTCGTATCCCGGAAATTGGGGCGTGTAGCCATCACCAATTTCTTGACCCTGCCTTTGTCTTTGTCGCCCTGCGTCAGCGTGCCTATACGAATTTGGATTAAAGACGTCATAGCGTTTGTATGGAGTGCTGTCACTGGCGTAGTATCCGTCAATTGAGTTAGTGTTGGTGCCGTCATAATCATAAGGACTCTGGGATGAAGTCGCTTCTTCCGATGATATGGGGGGAACCGTTGGTCTGAAGTCATATGTTGATGAATCAATGGAGTTAGGTGATACTTCGACTCGAGGCGTTGAAGAAGGAATGTATGGTGATAGTGTAGAGGAAACCGTCACGTCTGGATATTCTGGGGTTTCTAAGGTCGTCGATGGGGACAGAGGAGATTTAGTGGTGGTACTAAATCTTGGTGTTCCCCGATTAGGGTGTGGTGCAGCCGGCGCCGGTGTAATGTTAAATCCAGAGTCAGTTGGCGCTGTTTTGGCTATTTTCAGTGACTcctgaaaaattatttataaagttgattttaatgtttttttttaggttgGCATCATAATTTTAACTGAATGATAAAGTCTCAGATGttgatgttttatataataaaaattgtttatatatggCGAGGCATCCAACAGGTGGTTTACACCATGACACCCAGGCCATTGTCTACAATTTCGAGGGTAGCAATAATTATttcggtctgggcctcagatttatgtatctgtttcattatcatttgttaatctaatagacaagtaggtgatcagccttctgtgcctgacacacaccgtcgactttttgggtctaaggcaagccggtttcctcacgatgttttctttcgctgttcgagcgaatgttaaatgtgcacatagaaagaaagtccattggtgcacagccggggttcgaaccaaCAATctcaggtatgagagtcgcacgctgaagccactaggccaacactgctaaattattattaggcgTAGAAATTTATTGCGGGGTTACAATTTTCAAACAAGATGCGTTTGctatactatttaaatatagaaactcGTTGAATCTGGTGCGTGTGTAGTCGATATACAACAGCATTGGCAAAGCCATTTACTCACTCCTATAGAACGATCGCCCACATATACAGTCTTTGATTTGTATATTCTGTAACCTTGGTCGTCAGCTATGTAGTCTTGTAACCGAAGGTAGCCATCGGCGCCAACCCAGCCAGTTGTTCCTGAAATCACATTTATCAATTCATTGAACTAGTTGATAATAATTGCTCAAAAAAATGGCAGGCGCTACCacatctattttaaattttaattgtccatatcttatatattttctgaatgtatatattatacgaCATACTGTATGTGACTGTAATCTGATTAGCAACGTAAAAGCGtgctaatattaaatgaaacatcttcaatattatatagcaATTAAGCTTACACTGAAGGTGTCTATTTGAACTTGAAAGTGTCTTACTATTAGCACAGTTAACAATTACTCATAGGGTGAAGACAAGTACTGCTTCGCAACCGGCATATAACCCAAGATACACGTTCAATTTGGTTCAGTCttttttggtaaaaaaaaatataaaacatatgagGCAAGAATTGCGTGGAATGTAACGTATGTCTACAATTACTAGACGAATCTATAGTCTTGTGCAGTGTTTCCGAAAGTGGGGTCCTCGCCCCTCAGCAATTTGATTATTAAGAGGGGCcattcgaaaatttattaaaattatttggaatagcaatttaagtttttcattatgttttacTTAATACTTACCGTGTATTTTCTAACGTCCTTGTGATTTCTTCTTAAAAGCAGAATATAATaggtatcatttatttttttaattaacagttATGTATGTTGAATAGGGATATAAGAATTTCAGTAAGGCTAAAGTGG
Protein-coding sequences here:
- the LOC123707295 gene encoding uncharacterized protein LOC123707295 encodes the protein MYKQKLLLLMLAYSALAALDGYSAQQYPDQFHIQTDEDDERYFLYQTHNGQYRKERRLKDGSVVGTTGWVGADGYLRLQDYIADDQGYRIYKSKTVYVGDRSIGESLKIAKTAPTDSGFNITPAPAAPHPNRGTPRFSTTTKSPLSPSTTLETPEYPDVTVSSTLSPYIPSSTPRVEVSPNSIDSSTYDFRPTVPPISSEEATSSQSPYDYDGTNTNSIDGYYASDSTPYKRYDVFNPNSYRHADAGRQRQRQGQEIGDGYTPQFPGYDGVAFGRNGFRYYLPKQYHEEQTRDSDERTGSFGYVDPFGIRRVIYYNTAPGQGFQIRKNNRYVGHDATPYDPRPIN